In Takifugu flavidus isolate HTHZ2018 chromosome 1, ASM371156v2, whole genome shotgun sequence, the DNA window TGTGACAGCTGGGTGGTAGGAACCGTCAGGGCTTTCAGGTCTGTGCCCCTCTCCAGACGTAGGGTCAGGTATCCTGTATCTGTGTTGAGGGAGCGGAAGCCCTGCCTTGCTGCTGATTCTTTTGCCACACCGAGCCGCCAATCCCGCTCACCtacctccacctcccagtagTGGCGCCCACTGGTGTAGCCCACCTTGCCCACAGCACACCACCAGCCATCAAAGCGCTGTCGGCCCTGTGGGACTTCCTGTAGCTCCAGGCCACACCGCATATGCTTTTCATCACTGGAGATAATCAAGTTTGCGTTGGCTGAATTGCTGTCCAGAGTCACATCCTCTGTGAAGAACAGATTAGATACTGTAAGTGGTAATGGATTACAAAGAAATAAGTCCATTTAGTAAAATATTCATGGTATATAGCACATAGCACACTGTACTGCTCATGAAATTACTTCCCTTCATAATTAATGTAATTTCACAGTTTTCATACCTGCAGCATCACAAATCCAGTTCCACACTGTAAAGATTGAGCACAATACATTGTTTGAAGCATGTATTTTTGAATTGGTAGTCTAAATAATATAAACAAGTTGTGTTGTTTACAGCGTTTCTGCTGCCCCGTGTCAAAGCTGTCAATGACACCTTTCAATAGCAAAAACTCACTGAAATCCTGAGTCAATCCATATCTACCACTACAGATTTGCTGCTATTGCAGATGTCTATATATCTTCGAATTTGCTCTAAACAACTAAGTGAAAGAAGATTACCCAGCCTAAAAACTAATTAACTTGTTTCCTTGATTGCCACCATCATTATACAATTTGACATTGCAGTCAAAGCTGTATCAAACACAGGGATTTCATTTAAGGACTCACCACTGTGAGGTATGTAGCGGAGGGcatctgaaaaaacaaaatggtCCTTTTGATTGTATCAAGAAGACTGACAgtgctgttgtttgtctgcatgAAAGAAAAGATAGACCCTTACCAACAAACTGTGTCCTCTGTTTTCTTACCAGCCACTGCTTAGTCACATCCCTCtgtgcacacaaatgcaaaaacatacacacacataaaggacaataaagacaaaatagGTCAGGGTGAATTTAAGAATCAAAtgatacatttcagtttttacaccTAAAAGAATGAGAAGTTCATTGAGAATTCTAAAAGTATTAATGTGACATCCCAACCTTGACAGAGCTGTCTGCATTCAGCACAGCCAACATGATGAGCTCTACAGCTGGAAGCAGGTTTGGCAGATGTCCCCGCTTCCACTGGAACTCCAGGTCATCCAGCATCATGAGCACAGGCTCGCCGGGCCACACAGTGGGCTGTAAGGAGAGGATGAGCAGACACAAAGACTTACTCCATTGTTTATTTCCAGTGCCGAGGTGACAATGATTAGGGAGGTCAGGGTTTAGCCTAATCATCTTTATGAGACTTTAGGATGGAAGTGGGTCACGCTTTAATCAGGCAGTGTCCTTATTGTTCACCTATACACTTACCTGAGGTCTGCTTTTAATCTCCCGTGTCCAGTCCATTATCGTCCTTTTGTGTGACACGATGTCATGCTCCCCGCCTGCCTCCAGCATGCACAGCAGGTGTAGCTTCCAttctttcttctccagcttTTCACACTGGGATTCATACTGGTCAGTTCTTATCTGAACAAGAAACACCCAAATAAATCAATTATTATCAGGTTATAAAAAACAAGCCATTAAGTGAAACGTCTGAGCAGAAAAATAGATTTGGAGCTGTAAATTTAAGACCAAAAACTAGTGTCTAATTATAGGTGACACGAGTACGTACCTGGACCCTGTTCTGTAACTCAGCAGCCCATTCCAGGATGAAATCTCGGCacacactggctggccagaTGTCTTCACTGGTCCAGATGTGAGAGAGGATGTTTGACCTCTGTGGTACAATGACAGAATTAAAATACACTAGTGCGATTCGTAAAGTGGACACTTTCAGTGAAATGTCAAAATATAACTAGTAAAATGATCAAGTTTTAATATTCccaactgtttttttccccatgtacCTTGTGATGTGTCCTACATCTATATCTGTATAGTGAAGATTCAAAGCCGTTGTCTaagtgaaataaagaaagagaagtCTTACCTGGCATACTTTGTTGAGCTCTCTTGAAAGCTCCATAATAAATAACTGACTTTCCACTAGTGGCTCCTTCTTCTGAAGTTTCACTTGTTTACGAGATTcctgaagcaaagaaaaaatggGGAATTTTCCTCCAGGAAATTGTGATTTTGCAAATCAATAACAACACAAAGTCATTAGATCACTAATTCCTGTGATGTTTGTGACTTCTAATTTTACTCAATACTCAAATTggaatacttaaaaaaaaaaaaaaacagatcagcAATTTAATTATTTGTTGTCCAGATTTAATTGAAAAATCTAAATttgcaataaaacacaaatgttaTGCTGCAAAAAAGGGCACCGTCACAAGAGAACTTAAGTACAAAGCTAGTTTAGTCGGTTATTTGTCAAACCTTGAGTCGTATCTTGAGCTTTTTGGCCGGTTCAATAAGGAACCGCAAGCACTCCTTCATCATGGTGGTAGttggggagtgagagagaggtcTTGTGATGATGAAAAGCTTTAGCCTGCTGGCACACAGTCGGTCAAAGCTAAAACAGCTGACTGGGTTCAAATCTGTAATTTATGAGAAGTGGTGAAATGGAaagtgagaaagagaggaaaagcacTGCAGAACTTTCATCCCAGCTCTGCAGAGTCCACTGAGAGCTCATTAGAATCTGAAGCTGCAATAGGAGGAAGCAGGCGCCCACAAAGCAAACCTACTCAGTAAACACACGTTAGACCAAAGCAAGCAGAATAGGCAGCATTAATGCAGAAGAGGGGGATTTGCTGGGATCCGTGGGTCACAGAAATGGTAAAATCATTCCTGAGGAGATCTGAGGcaacagtctttttttaaaacactgcgGAGGGTGCGGGGGAATGTTTGGAGTACTTTGCTGTTGATTCAGCAGTCCGCCTCTGCATGTTTGCTGTTCTGAAGGGATTTGCTGATCCTTCTGGAGTTTAGGGGGTGGCAGTTGAGCTTGAGAGTGCTGAGACTGACAGTAAAGGATGAAAAATGTAAGTGCAAAAGCCTGATACTCTGAATAGGCAATGTAGACTGTCAATCTGACTGATTTGGGGCAAAaataatggatggatgtttaTCTGTTGCACACAAAAAAGAATGATTAATCATTAAATCCCAAGGGAGGGGTCAGGGGAGTACTGTGCCTGGGACAGGCCCCATGCAGTATGGGCCAGCACAGCTTTTGTAATGTTAGTGTATATATTCCAGTCATGGCATTAGTCACACGTCAGTCAACCAGTCAATCATGTGTCTACACGAGTGCTCCAGGATAACGTCAGCTCACTATGAGTTTGTTAACTAATCAAACATTACAGCAAGTATCacttcagtaaaaaaaaagaaaaaagaaaaaaagaaaaagaaaaacgtaGATACGTTTACTAACCTCTTTGTGTATGTAGTGTGTGCAGGGTATTCACACAGTTGTCCTGCTGTGTTTTGGGTTGCAAAGACACGCCGTGGGCAAAAGGAAGCAGATAAGATTAGAGAATATCCAGGATTATCACCGGTGTCACTGTTGTACGAACCCAAGAGGTGGATTTCTATTTTGGGACTGACGGACAACCTCTGCCTGTCAGCatccaaacagaaaaacagccgTCGCCATAATGAGAACGAATCATTAGAAATAAGTACGCTGTAGCCATGGCTGTTGTCAGGAAATTAGCatttaatatagtaatataCTGCAAAAGAATTAGACACCTACAAATGCAAAACGTAAATAGTATGCAATCCAGTCACTATTATTTCAGTATCATAGCCTCCAAAGCAGCACGATTATATGCGTTTCTCTGATTCAAGTTGTTGCTATGCAGAGAAAACATCGATTCTGACCTGTTCCTATGGGGATTTTCTAGCGGCGGATAACTTTGAGCGGCTCTTCTGTTGCCTGGTCAATCATTCAGTCCTCCGCCATCCCGCAACTGCTGCTCAACTGCGACACGAGACACCGTGCGCGAGATAATCTGCGCCCGCGCGACCTGCGTGTCGTAAGAAAGACCGCGGGAGGTCGCTGCTGACTCGTTGAAAACTGGGAGAAATCTTCATGATGGCGGATAAACATTGTTGCAATTCATAGAACGCTTCCAAGCTTCCCCTGATTCTATTCCCTTCCATAATGATTTCGTTCAGGCTCTTGGTTAGGCTTGGTCttatttttagaaaaataaacagaaaaactaAACTACAATCTATTCCATACTTCGGTGTGTTGCATATACCGtaaatttgttttttgctgcaTATATATTTGTTATTCCACAAGTCTGTTTCAGTGATCCTGACGGCTGTTTGAATATGTTAACCATGTTTAACACTGTGTTGTCTGGATATGGGAGCGTGTCACGGAAGTGTGACGACATCAGGCGCTGTGATCGCCGATAGATTATGAACGCACCTGTGCGCCTCAATATGGCACCAAAGGACCCTCTGCTCGGCACCCTCAAAGGTAAAGATCAAGAATAATATACGTTTTTACACGCAGGATGATTCCCGCTCCGTTtacagctgcttcctgttttttccGCGTATGCCGCGGCTCGTCCACGGTATTTAATCTTGAACACTGTTCAGATGTGAGATGATGGAATAAAATCTCCTGTCTACGCTTGTGTCTCCCCTCAAAGTGTGCGTGCTGAATCTGCAGGCAGATGGGGACGCTGTGACAGACAGCAACCCTCACCTcgcatcctgctgtcagctgctggAACTGCTCCTCAGGAAGGGTCTACAGCGTTAGTCACACACAAAACCTTTCACAATATAATCTCTTCTATATTTATGTGCATATTCGTGTGAGGTCATTGCGGGGCGCCACATCGgtagtcgtgtgtgtgtgtgtctgtgtgtgtgcgtgtgtgtgtgtgtggtgtgtgtgtgtgtgtgtgcgtgtgcgcgcgcgcgcgtgggtgggtgggtgtacGTGCGGGCGTGCGTGTTTGCCTTCTCCAGAGCCAGTTCTCAGTCTGGTGCACAGAGATTATTGGCAGTGTTTTGAACAGATTACCCACCAAGATGCCTGTGGCAGGTAGGTTTTATAGATGTTCCTGTTTCCTATCAGCTGTGTATATAATGCATTTTAAATCATACAAACtcaaataatatatatattaacaGAACCAGTGAGTAGTAAAATACTAGAACATGTGCCAATTGCCTTACTCATTTCCAGCTGTAGTTTCCTGACAGGTTCAGACATTTAGGAAtgcacaaataaacaaacacaatatGAAATAACAATGTGAACTATAGATTTattgattaaaataaaacatgtaaaaagaTCGGCTCAAAAATTGCTGAAACCACCAAGTTTGTGGTTAGGTCATACTTAAGTTCATGCTGATATAGGTATTTTATATGCTAATATATTGATATACCATATCAATGCTAGTGTAAATTTCACATAGCTCCGTCATTACAGATTTGCATATTAATGCATCACTTATACATAGAACCTCAAAAATCAGATTTGACCTCTGCTTAACGCCTATTGTGCCTCTTGAGTTGCAGGTTGTCTGCTTTGTCCTTGGCTGTGGAACAGACCAAAGCTTGCAAGAAGTTGATCTCTGCTCAGGGAAGAGGCCGATTCCTGCTCAGGCTGGCCCTCAGCCGCAAGATTCTGCCACAGTTCATtacacacctgctgcacacgCCAAGAGTCCTGGAGGTCTGGAAACATTAATATATATGATTGTGACATTCTCCTTAGAATGGAAGATATTTCAAGAGCTGGCTTTACTGCTGTTTCTCTCTTCATCTGCCCTTCAGTGGTACAGTCCAGCCGTATCCATTCTCAGAAATGAGGAGTTTTTAGGTGAGGATTTCAATTTATTTAATCTCACATGTAGTTTGTAATAAATGGTATTGAGAGTCCAACTCAAATTGTCACCTTTCAGAACCTTTCATGTCACTGCTGCTCGTCTTGTCTCACAAAGAGTTCAAACTGGTCATGGAGGTGAGATTAACTTCcttatttaatattttgtttGGAAATTTAATGCTGAAAATATGCTCTGATAGTCATCAAATATAACAGCCACCTCTGATCTCTTGCAGAATTGCAGTTTTCTGGATGAGAGCTGGCTCCTTCCAGTAAGACACTGAAACAGTTACTCATAAACTTAACTATACTCACTCCTAACACAGTTCAGTTCTTTGGGCTATCAGCCCAAATTGTTTAATTTATAGGATGAATATGTATTATTTTTATGGGAGAGGAAACAAATGTaagctgtgtgttttatttgtgttatcCTGTGTATAAGAATCTTGGTTTCAAAAAAATCTTAAAACTttggaaattaaaaaatataagaATTATAAGAAATCAACAGTAACAGAAGATGAGACTACCAGATGCATTATCATTCACACTTAATCGAACAGGATGTCAACAGAATTAAAAAAGCTTTTTTGCTTTGGTTTTAATGGAATTTATAGGTATACGAGACTTATGATGTGGTGCCCTGCAGAGATGTAGGGTTAGTTTTAAGGTTTGTACCTTTTTACATTTAAGATTGGCACATTTTCATGAATCACTCTCTCCTAAGCTTCTACCTTACCGTCTTTCTTCTCAGGTATCTCAGGGGACGTGTCTTTGTCCTTGACCTGACACCTGGTAGTCAGGCTGACTTTGACAAGTTCATTTGTCGTGGCGATGTCATTGATGAAATCAATGGAACATCATTGAGGAATTCCAAAAGCGGACAGGTACTCTCAAAGGTGTAAACATTGAAACACTGTTGATTCTCCCTCTGTACAAAATCCCACTCTGTACTCTTCCTTCAAGGCAGGTGTTGTTCTGTCACAGCTGAAAGGCTGCCCACTGTCTTTGTCTGTCGTGCGATGGAAGGCTCAGGATGGAACAGTTTTCCGGCCTCTCATCAAACTTCTGCAACTACTGCGGATGGAGAACCCTGATCTGCAGCTAGGGCCAACCCCACCCCAACATCCATCCTCCAAGGGACAGATTAGCTCTCCGACACAATGTCTTAAAGAAGGGAGGCAAGTTGGATATTGGAGCTTTATTAATAGTTTATGGAGCACTTTGAATAACACAAACCTCCCCTCGACAGAATTGTGTACATAGTGCAGTTTATGGGGAAAGCAAATATTGGAATGGTAAATAAGCACTTTTTgccatctatctgtctgtctgtctgtctgtctgtctgtgtatgtatgtatgtatgtatgtatgtatgtatgtatgtatgtatgtatgtatgtatgtatgtatgtgtgtgtgtgtgtgtgtatatacactgctcaaaaaaaaatagaggaacactttttaatcagagtatagcaacctatcagtcaaacttctgggatattgatctggtcagttaagtagcagagcgGGTTGTTAAttagtttctgctgcttttttattaatgaaatcaacaacaggtgcatcagaggggcaacaatgagacggcccccaaaacagaaatggctttccaggttgaggccactgatactttttcccctcctcatctcttttggctgatttcttactgactgactttctactcctgtagttattcatttggcttggatcaacatctctgttaaTAGCGATGTTTCGGCACCAggacgctacagaggttgcacaagtagtccaactcctccacgATGGCAAATCAATACGTGacgttgcaagaaggtttgctgtgtctcccagcacactctcaagagcatggaggagattccaggagacaggtggTTACACcaggagctggacagggccatagaaggtccttaaaacctcagcaggatcggtatctgctcctttgtgcaaggaggaacagtatgagcactgccagacccctacaaaatgacctccagcaggtcactggtgtgaatgtttctgaccaaacaatcagaaacaggctccatgagggtgacctgagggcccgacgtcctgtagtgggccctgtgctcactgcccagcaccgtagaactcgattggcatttgccagaccaccagaattggcaactacgccactggcgccctgtgctcttcaccgatgagagcaggttcaacctgagcacatgcgacagacgtgaaagggtctagagatgccgtggagaacgttatggTGCCTGCAActtcattcagcatgaccgttTTGGTGGTGAGTCAGTGATGGTTTGGGGAGGCATATCTatggagggacgcacagacctctacaggttagataatggcaccctgactgctattaggtatcggtatgaaatccttggacccattgtcagaacctacgctggtgcagtgggacctgggttcctcctggtccacgaccTCATGCCcaacctcatgtggctagagtatgcaagcagttcctggaggatgaaggaattgataccattgactggcccccacatttacctgacctaaacccaacagaacacctctgggacattatgtttaggtctgTGCTGTGTACACTTAcacgtcgtctcattaggagcatgccctgATGTTGTCAGGCATGCATACAAGCatgtgggggccacacaaactactgagaatcattttgagttgctacaatgacattttggcaaaatggagcagtctgctgaattattttttcactttcatttttggggtgtctttgatttccctccctctatagggtgatcattttcatttctatcaaattatgtggcatcattttgtgactaatacatcacctacctTTTATCAgaaaagatattcaagatcacccccccccccccccccctttagaTCTGATGTTTTCGAAgagttcctctaatttttttgagcagtgtatatgcTCCAAATAACAGaacaaaaacttttttttttaaatttatcttTACAAGTTTGGAGACAAGGAGGTGCTGCAGCATGCTATTCCTCAGGTGTTGCAGAAAAACCTGCAAAGCAAGGTAATAAAGCCAGTCCTCTTCCTGTAGGACAGTTGCATTGTCAGTATCAATATGTCATCTCCTGTTTGTCTTCAGGAGGTGCTTCTGGATTTGAAAGAAACACATCTGACTTGCACAGAAAGAAGCAGCAAAGTGGTTAAGTATTTGAGTCTAATTATTATcttaatataataattaatcTAAAATGACATTGTGATGCACAAAAAAGTGGTTGACTGTGTTGCTAACATCAGTATTTAGACAATATTAAGCTTTTGTGAAGTGAAAACACCTAAAACCTAGCTGTTTAATTATAGTaataacattttacaaataaatTTGTCTGAAATTCCCATTCAGGACCTGTTTGTGCATCACTATCCTGAAATCTCATGCGTTGGCAGATTGAATCAACCAGATTACACAATATTTGCATTCTGTGTGGCGTAAGTATCTAAATTTCCAACACGCTGGCTAAATCTTGCATGTGCACCTATTCAGTGAGCCATACTAGCTGCAGTTTAGGTCTCTCCCTGCCGATGCAACGTGCGTCATAACAGCTGTGCTGCAATTGGCTGGATCCAGATGTGATTCTAGCTTGTGATTGGTTCTGTTGGCAGAGACTCCCCAGAAACCCCCTGTCGACAGGCTTCTGCTGTGTGGTTCTGAGAGCCCGCACCATCAAGGAATGTGAAGAAATAGTCTGTCGCATTGGTGAGATACAATTCAGGtaacatttttaacatgaaTATTATATTTATCATGTTTTCCCTTTTGCAGCCACTGGCTTTAAGCACACAGAGTGGTTTGTATGACTTCATGATTTTTATctacctgtaaataaattatGCTCCATTTcaccagtgtttttttttatatatatatatatataaaaaattaaaaagtacAAAACACCAAGGACTCTACTCATAAAGACCTTTAATAGAAAGACATGTGACAACAATTTCATAAATAGTATTAAATGTAGCTGCCAAGATTTTGCATGATTAAGATGTAAAAAGCAGTCCAGGAAAGTACAGGAAGGTCTGTCACACTTCTGGCCAGTAGCCACTGTGTATGAGCCACAGTAGCCATAACCAAACACAAGTAACCAGTTGAGTGAGACACCCTGGCATTTTGTGGTAGATAGTGAGGAAATCCTGGACCACCAAAAATGTTGCAAGTTTATCCTTGTGCAGAGACAACTCCATCCAAGGAAGTCCAAAAAGGTTGTGACGGCTAAAACACAATGAACCACGACATAGGCAGGTACTGCTACTGCACAAGATTTCCGACTACCCTACATGTACTTGGGCTTTTGGAATGATGGTGAACTGTCCCAGTCTAAGATACAAAATTCCGaaagaactggaaaaaaaaatgtccacaaAAATGGTTAAGTATGATAAATAGGATTTTCTCTTGATCATGCTGTCACGAGCCACTTAGGCCCTCTCTCCTCTTATCCTACGAGCCAGCTGGATGTCTTTGGGCATGATGGTGACGCGTTTGGCGTGGATGGCGCACAAGTTGGTGTCCTCAAACAGACCCACCAAGTAAGCCTCACTGGCTTCCTGCAAGAGGAGGGGAAGTGCAttagtttaagtaaacaaaACCACCCAAAAGTTTGATTTATTTGTGTATGTATTCTTACTTGGAGAGCTCCAATAGCTGCACTCTGGAAGCGCAGATCAGTCTTGAAATCCTGGGCAATTTCTCTCACCAGACGCTGGAAGGGCAGTTTGCGGATGAGCAATTCGGTTGACTTCTGGTAACGACGGATCTCCCTGAGAGCCACAGTACCAGGCCTGCAAAGAGATGTTTTCCATTAAATATGGTTTACAAACAACAGGGCATGTAGGTGGTGTTCTTTGGCCTATTTGTAGAATTGAATACCTGTAACGATGCGGTTTCTTCACTCCACCAGTGGATGGGGCACTCTTCCTGGCGGCCTTGGTAGCCAGCTGCTTCCTTGGAGCCTTTCCTCCGGTGGATTTACGGGCAGTCTGTTTGGTACGGGCCATGTTGCAGTTGCTAAATACAAAAATGTAATGGAAATCACAGATTATAACTCGTGGTTACTTTGACATAGACCAAGTTCTGAGTGCAGAGCAAGCAAAAGCCGCTACGGTCAGCGCTCGATATAACGCCCCTCCCCCCTGTATAAACTAGAGCGTCGGAAATGGTATAATACGTTGTATTATTATAGACTTTAGAAACATTAAGAACGTGAAAGTGAAAGAATGAGGCGAAGTCAATTCAAAAGGCACAACAGCTTTCAGATGCTCTCGATACCGACAGCGAGACTCTGGGCACTTGGCGCCTGTTCCAACTATTAGAACGTATAGTTTCTGCTATTCGCCATTTTCAAAAGCTGCCTCCACCGGTTTTCGAAGCGACATTACCTCGGTACACCTCAAATACAGCTTTGACACATTTACGAACGCAAGCACCAGCCTCGTCAGGTAGTATCTGTCGAGATTATGTTGACTTTCGGTAACAGGATGTAACATCAACACCAAGCAACGAGATTGACGTAGAAATCAAACACTCGACGGTAAAGGTCTCTATTGTTCTATAtttagctaacgttagcaagTGAACGTCTG includes these proteins:
- the zgc:194990 gene encoding butyrophilin subfamily 1 member A1 isoform X3, which produces MMKECLRFLIEPAKKLKIRLKESRKQVKLQKKEPLVESQLFIMELSRELNKVCQRSNILSHIWTSEDIWPASVCRDFILEWAAELQNRVQIRTDQYESQCEKLEKKEWKLHLLCMLEAGGEHDIVSHKRTIMDWTREIKSRPQPTVWPGEPVLMMLDDLEFQWKRGHLPNLLPAVELIMLAVLNADSSVKRDVTKQWLVRKQRTQFVDALRYIPHSVWNWICDAAEDVTLDSNSANANLIISSDEKHMRCGLELQEVPQGRQRFDGWWCAVGKVGYTSGRHYWEVEVGERDWRLGVAKESAARQGFRSLNTDTGYLTLRLERGTDLKALTVPTTQLSQRVTPRKVGVLLDYEQGQLSFYDVEKRSHLYTYNEKFTEKLYPLFGTVEVLNDLVVRPADVRQPCLCPGPCLWT
- the zgc:194990 gene encoding butyrophilin subfamily 1 member A1 isoform X1, whose protein sequence is MQRRTAESTANRLKLFIITRPLSHSPTTTMMKECLRFLIEPAKKLKIRLKESRKQVKLQKKEPLVESQLFIMELSRELNKVCQRSNILSHIWTSEDIWPASVCRDFILEWAAELQNRVQIRTDQYESQCEKLEKKEWKLHLLCMLEAGGEHDIVSHKRTIMDWTREIKSRPQPTVWPGEPVLMMLDDLEFQWKRGHLPNLLPAVELIMLAVLNADSSVKRDVTKQWLVRKQRTQFVDALRYIPHSVWNWICDAAEDVTLDSNSANANLIISSDEKHMRCGLELQEVPQGRQRFDGWWCAVGKVGYTSGRHYWEVEVGERDWRLGVAKESAARQGFRSLNTDTGYLTLRLERGTDLKALTVPTTQLSQRVTPRKVGVLLDYEQGQLSFYDVEKRSHLYTYNEKFTEKLYPLFGTVEVLNDLVVRPADVRQPCLCPGPCLWT
- the zgc:194990 gene encoding butyrophilin subfamily 1 member A1 isoform X2 translates to MQRRTAESTAKLKLFIITRPLSHSPTTTMMKECLRFLIEPAKKLKIRLKESRKQVKLQKKEPLVESQLFIMELSRELNKVCQRSNILSHIWTSEDIWPASVCRDFILEWAAELQNRVQIRTDQYESQCEKLEKKEWKLHLLCMLEAGGEHDIVSHKRTIMDWTREIKSRPQPTVWPGEPVLMMLDDLEFQWKRGHLPNLLPAVELIMLAVLNADSSVKRDVTKQWLVRKQRTQFVDALRYIPHSVWNWICDAAEDVTLDSNSANANLIISSDEKHMRCGLELQEVPQGRQRFDGWWCAVGKVGYTSGRHYWEVEVGERDWRLGVAKESAARQGFRSLNTDTGYLTLRLERGTDLKALTVPTTQLSQRVTPRKVGVLLDYEQGQLSFYDVEKRSHLYTYNEKFTEKLYPLFGTVEVLNDLVVRPADVRQPCLCPGPCLWT
- the si:ch211-250n8.1 gene encoding uncharacterized protein si:ch211-250n8.1 isoform X2, with the protein product MNAPVRLNMAPKDPLLGTLKVCVLNLQADGDAVTDSNPHLASCCQLLELLLRKGLQQPVLSLVHRDYWQCFEQITHQDACGRLSALSLAVEQTKACKKLISAQGRGRFLLRLALSRKILPQFITHLLHTPRVLEWYSPAVSILRNEEFLEPFMSLLLVLSHKEFKLVMENCSFLDESWLLPVYETYDVVPCRDVGLVLRYLRGRVFVLDLTPGSQADFDKFICRGDVIDEINGTSLRNSKSGQAGVVLSQLKGCPLSLSVVRWKAQDGTVFRPLIKLLQLLRMENPDLQLGPTPPQHPSSKGQISSPTQCLKEGRIVYIVQFMGKANIGMFGDKEVLQHAIPQVLQKNLQSKEVLLDLKETHLTCTERSSKVDLFVHHYPEISCVGRLNQPDYTIFAFCVADSPETPCRQASAVWF
- the si:ch211-250n8.1 gene encoding uncharacterized protein si:ch211-250n8.1 isoform X3, producing MNAPVRLNMAPKDPLLGTLKVCVLNLQADGDAVTDSNPHLASCCQLLELLLRKGLQQPVLSLVHRDYWQCFEQITHQDACGSCRLSALSLAVEQTKACKKLISAQGRGRFLLRLALSRKILPQFITHLLHTPRVLEWYSPAVSILRNEEFLEPFMSLLLVLSHKEFKLVMENCSFLDESWLLPVYETYDVVPCRDVGLVLRYLRGRVFVLDLTPGSQADFDKFICRGDVIDEINGTSLRNSKSGQAGVVLSQLKGCPLSLSVVRWKAQDGTVFRPLIKLLQLLRMENPDLQLGPTPPQHPSSKGQISSPTQCLKEGRIVYIVQFMGKANIGMEVLLDLKETHLTCTERSSKVDLFVHHYPEISCVGRLNQPDYTIFAFCVADSPETPCRQASAVWF
- the si:ch211-250n8.1 gene encoding uncharacterized protein si:ch211-250n8.1 isoform X1 produces the protein MNAPVRLNMAPKDPLLGTLKVCVLNLQADGDAVTDSNPHLASCCQLLELLLRKGLQQPVLSLVHRDYWQCFEQITHQDACGSCRLSALSLAVEQTKACKKLISAQGRGRFLLRLALSRKILPQFITHLLHTPRVLEWYSPAVSILRNEEFLEPFMSLLLVLSHKEFKLVMENCSFLDESWLLPVYETYDVVPCRDVGLVLRYLRGRVFVLDLTPGSQADFDKFICRGDVIDEINGTSLRNSKSGQAGVVLSQLKGCPLSLSVVRWKAQDGTVFRPLIKLLQLLRMENPDLQLGPTPPQHPSSKGQISSPTQCLKEGRIVYIVQFMGKANIGMFGDKEVLQHAIPQVLQKNLQSKEVLLDLKETHLTCTERSSKVDLFVHHYPEISCVGRLNQPDYTIFAFCVADSPETPCRQASAVWF
- the LOC130539329 gene encoding histone H3.3A, giving the protein MARTKQTARKSTGGKAPRKQLATKAARKSAPSTGGVKKPHRYRPGTVALREIRRYQKSTELLIRKLPFQRLVREIAQDFKTDLRFQSAAIGALQEASEAYLVGLFEDTNLCAIHAKRVTIMPKDIQLARRIRGERA